tcagaaagaaaaaaaaaaagcagttttTGTTTGTAATCAGCATGCGTAGAGCAACAAGATCATGTACATCAACTCCACGCAAGAAAGAGTGTCTGCCATTACTAGTTAATATATATTGCCACAAACTCATCAGCAGTGACAAGTGCCAAATCCTTTTTCCAATCTTTTCTAAATATGCACGAGCcctaaaaccatctccaaccttagggtaaaatctaaaatttttagctcagaaaatttaggttttagctcagaaacagtttttctacTCCAATCATTTTAGCCTTAGATcattaaagaataaatttaggctaattttttcttttaaagtaattttaaaaaaaatttatgtacactatcataaattaattttatgaacattttaacctaaaaatatttaaattcagataaatattaaaaaatcactaaatttggatgaattttgagttaaatagttttttttttttataattattttagccgttggatttaaatttgggccgttagatcttttttttaccgttaaatttgattatatttgatCTCAACCATTTGATTCAATAAATCCTTGGAGACATGCTCATGTGGATGGGGTCCCACTGGTAATCCTGGGGGAATTTGGCTTTTATTTGgcttttagcttttagcccacaCATTTAGCATAAGTTGGGTTGAGTTTGGGTGGAggaataaaacctaaaaaataacATTTAGCCCATGATTGGATTTGGTCTAATATTGATATATTCGTTCATTGACAATGCATGATTAATCTATTGTTGTCATACTTGCGTTGTTTGACAAATACTTATATTATCCGTAAATTTTAACCACATACATTTCTGCAAGCGACATTTTATCAAATGGatataaatatttataatattttattttgataaaatGATATTCTAATCGATTCAAACTTGAGTCCGCCGAGGGGCCAAATTGCCCTAGTCACaacctttttcttgtttttttgctTTTAAGTTAATAGACTCAGGGTTTGATACGGAGCATTTTATTTCACTAAGAGCATTTCACTATGATCTTATTTGGTGTCTAGGATTAGATTGAAATAGATAATTCACTGTATTCAAGATATATAAAAGCGAATGATTTTACATTTTGAGGGAATTAAAAGTGAATTATACATAAAGGAAACTTATCCATTTTCAATCCTACTATTTTGGACGATGAAATGGTTAAGTTCTCATTTGGCCTTGTACGTATCTTAAATATAGTGATCAGTCATCCATTAGAATCCAATCATAAGGACCAAACGAGACATATATTTGCTTAAAAAATAATGCAAGAATATGGGTTCCATCAACTTCATTAATTATGGCATGCATGGGAGCAAACCAAATGATTCCGTCTTTCTTAATTATATTCCGTTGCCCGTGGCGCTTGGCATGCGAAGGGAATGATCTTACGAAACCATGTTGGTTTGCACATGGCTTTGCTAATGATAGTTTGATAGCGCAGAAAGGAAAGGGGCAACAAGGAGACGAACACACTTAATTATACGTCTTGGGGCCTCGGCATGGGTGTCATTTAATCATTATTAATGAAATATTGTCGTTAATTGATTAAGCTAATCACGAGATTATTCCCCACTAAGCCAACCTCAATGAGTTTCTTTGGGTAAATTTTAAGGTAAATCCCTGACTAGTACGTTCAATTACTAGTAAATTACGTATATATTTTGTCTTTAACAAAATAATTCGGTTAATGCTATATATCGTActctatttttaaaatttaaacgagaactcaaaattcaaatttcgtCATTTTGTAGTTTAAAAAACTTCCAAATGTAATTTAGAACGTCCCCTGTAAAGATTGTAATCTTACCTAATGACCCTACTAAAGTGCTATCATTTCTCATCAAAAGAAATCGTTAGAGATGTTGCACATTGAGTGTAGTTAAGATCACTCTATCTTGATGGTAAAATTTAAGGACTAAGAGCATCCGGGTGGCAAAGTTATATTTGTTATGCTACATTAGAAAAACTCATCTTCAACGGAGGTAGCAACCagttaacaaattaaaaaaagaaaaaaaatatttgaacctAGTTATTAACTTTCTACACTCAACTCCAAAATTTTATCACTTAACtttcctattttgccctcaaataaaatgAATTACATTGGTAAAATTAAATCGAAAATTAGAGCAAATCAATTAACCCACTCGTCCAACAATGCTCACCCGACCGCAGTAACCAGGTCCAGTTCCGGCTGTCATCCAAAGCCATTGCCGTCAAACTCATTGCTCTCTATCGTGCCGTCAACCTTAGAGGACTTGTCAAGAAGATCAAGTCTAATTGAtctcatttttttaggggtgtgatGTCCACACACcctgttttacttctcacacacctttttaattttcggccgtcggatcagataaattgaagaagatcaacggacataaattatcaaggggtgtgtgagaagtaaaatagggtgtgtggatagcacacccctttttttattgattaattcgatttaaatttataagaaaattgatcaatttgaATTGGGACCAAAACTTAATGATTTGTATTGACTAGATATGGAAGTAGCAGTTTGAATTGGCATGGCAAACGCTACTGTATCTAAGGCAAGGCAGGCTGCTGCAagcattagggtttaggtttcaaATTGCAGTTTGAACCTCCCACATAGATTATAGATCACTCTTGGTTCCAAATCCATGGTGGCTGAGTAATGCGTATTGGTTCATTTGATTCTGATttcagttgaaaaaaaaaagaatgaaacaACAAAGAGGAAGTGGAAGTGTTGCAGGGGACTTGACAACGCTGGAAGAGAAGGTATTAAGCTTTGCTATTAGCTGGGTGTGGaaagattttttaattttatgagttttatttttacttttagtttGATGGAAGGACTAAATGGGAATAACATTCAAAAAATTGAGTTGGATGTAGAAAGAAAATTGTAGAGTTCATATAAAAGTTCAACTAAAGAATTAGCAATTGAAGTTCTATATTTACAAGGTCAGTTGCTACTTCTTCAGGTCAGCAAATTGGGTCTTGTAAcacatttttttcaaaagcattgtttaGTAATAGAGTTGGAAAATCAAATTTGAGCCTCATAGATAAAATAAGGTTAAGATATTAATTAACTCATAAGGACTTAGCAAAGAACCTTTTTAAGGAAAATTTTTGCTAAGTCCTTAAGAGATGCTGTAACCCTAAAATTGCATGGTTTGTTGTGGCATATACAAGCTCGATCGGggaaagatagggagaaaggAAGACAATGTTGATAACTGAGCCAGGAAGTTGATGTTGATAACTGAGCCACTAAGGTCGCCATCCAGGTGATTCAACACTATCTTCAAAAGGAGAGGGACCTGCAAGTTACTTGTATTATCCACTGAGAAAAAGATGTAGGCCAATTCAAGGAGGCATCTTGTACTGCAATATCACTAGGTGGGGTTCAATCAATCAACTCCATTCCCTCCAACTTGTGCATGTTACACTAATAGTTTTTGGAGGCTTAGCTAGGGATGTGTATATGTTGCGCAACCTATTTCTTCGAACCCCTTCTTATCTTTACTAAAGTATATGTGTTCGTTCTAGTTCTTAGAGATATATAGTAGCCAGAATATAACCTTATAAGTTATACAAATCCATTTAGACCTTTAAATTCATTCTCAAAGTAGTAGTTATATATGCACATGACAATGTTATTCTTACTCTCAGAATATAATCATGCATGCTCGTCTGATTTAAAACCATTCTCAAAATAGCGGTGTTGCACTTGACAATATTATTTTTCGTTCTTAGAATACAATCATTCtcttacaatttaaaataataaagtatTGAGTTTTAAATGCAAAAAATAAGCGAAAAGTAAGCGAAAGTATGAATAACCACTGTCGTTTATATCAAACGAGTAATGACATGACAATTAAATGCATAAATTACATAATAAAAGTTAATCCACGTAGCCATCTTCTATCATATTAATTTCTACATATATATTCCCCAAAATGGGGTAGGATCTCAGAATATTTGGTAACCCTAATCCTACCAATACAAATTACATACAGTGAACATTGAGTAGGAAGCAATTGATGAACCCCAAAAAGCAAGCAAGAAACGAGATTCACGGAACAAATGCCTGTTAGAGGGAACCTTCCCTTCAAAGTGTCCCAAAAACCTATATACAAATCGAACGAGTGAGTAAATATACCACTGGCTTTGCCTCCTGCATTTGTCACAATACACTCCTCCTTTCTCTTTATATTCTTAACATCGATTATTTAAATCTTAGTGATTTCAAATTAATCAAACCAAGTTAATTACTAATGGCAAATAGATTAATGAAAAGTCGGGTTAATTACAATATAACCCCTTAAAAAATGCAGCCCATGGATTTAATCTACTATGATTCCATGAATTATTACTGTCTGTCACGTGGGGACTGGTTGGTTTATTACTGTGCTCTTctgcatgaagatgaagctttttcttcaagtctttttatttttatttttatttctggtAAAAGTTGATGAATTATTTGCATTATTGCAGTTGTTTTTCTGACGCGCATATATGGCAGGGCATTGTGATTTTTCACTATATATCCGATTAATTATTGATATATAAGTTAGGAACATTAAATTGGACAAAAATATCGTAGGCAAAATGCAGCTGAATTTTTttgtctataaaaaattaaatgaaattggACTTAATCTGAAAACAACTGAATTTTTCTGGATCAAAATGCTCAAAAGAAAATGTCTATGATATTTCTAAAGAAAGTAGAACTTTtatcataaaactaattaacAATTTGAGGAATAGTCAAGCTACTTATAAGCACTCGCGATGTCCATCCTTCCATGCATCAATGTGATTAGATCCATTCTCTACATGCCCCCTTACACGTGGCGAATTTTCAAACCAAAcacatggacaacacaaataTGGTGATGTAGAGCAAGTGTAGCCGTTTTGGTTTTATACATGGGACAACCTGCTTTGtaaccatgaagaaagttgaggtttcactataaaaccaattacTTTAGCAATATGGGGAGAAATCAACTACTTATAAACTCTTATAATGTCTCTTCTCTCATCAATGTGTGATTCATTATCAACAATTTTAAGGATGACAAGGCCTTATAGTACTGCATCAAAAGGAGAGGCTACTAAATCATTTGCGTATAATTCTAACCTGCACGAACCAATTTTTCTGTCTCTAATAAAAGCATTCGATATCTTGGCATTTGTGGAGAACTTGCGATCTAATATCTGCTCTAAGATCTTTTGCTTATTCAAATGAACAAGGTTATACAGCATCACTCATTCATTATCTAAGATCATCCATTGTCTAAGATTCTAGATGTGATTTACAGTTGATAGTATCGATTTAAGAGAAACGACATAAtaacagtttttttttcctttatttataattttcgtttaatagaaataaataaaataattgtcgTTTATGAGCTGGATTTAGGATTTTATCCAACAAAGAACGTATATTAACTAATGGTACGTTGTTGATTATACCATAAGTGTAGGTCAATTGAAACATTTCATGTTGGATGCCATGTGTGTTACCAAGCAAGAATTGAGTTTACATTAATTCCATACATACACGGAATCATGTCAATACTTGAGCCAGATATTGAGTTAGTTAGACATCTTTTAGAACTAGTATGatttaattcaatttcttttCCTGCTCAGGctcaaaactagggtttttttGGTTTACCTCGACCGATACAACTAGGGTTTCATTTGGTTCAGCTCGACTGATGAAActaggtgtttttttttcttcagttcaGATCGACCAATGGAACAAGGGTTTTTCAGTTGGATAGCttcccaaatcttcaaagcaacaaTGTTGGTAACGTGTGAAAATTATTAGAGACTTTTCACTCTCCCCCTCCCGAGTAAAAGCTTAAACAAAGTCACAGTGAAAAATGAACAAGtaatattaaaattcaaagaggTTTGATGTTGATCCGACGTGAAATGGGCCCAATGAAGGGTACTGGGCTTGACTGAAATTAATATTGGGCCTACTTTGTCTCAAAATTAGGTGAGGACCCAATGAAGGGTATGGACACCTCATCATTGGGTTATGGTCCTGAGTCCGTCAGCGCGGCAGGTGCATTTGGCAGTTCCGCCAATCCATGTGGGTTTGATTTTGACCCTTCATCTAACAAGGTTGACTGGTTGCAAATGTCTATCTCATACTATTCACTAAATTAAAACATCCCACAAGTTTTTGGGACAGTCGTCTTTCAGTTGCGGATGCACGTGAAACTCACAATAAATCAGTGGCTGATATTGCTAACTCACGTTTATACGAGTGGGCTCAACGTCCATTTCCTTATCGTAACCAATTTGGACAACGACTTCTTTTGACTTGACAAATGTGTCTGCATATTTTTATTAGCTTAGTAGCAAAAATTATCAAACCCTAATCATGTACTGGCTAATCATGTAGGCTTAGCTTAGAAGGTGTTGGGATTTTGAAACGTTTGGATGTGCGTGTGAACAAAAGAGTAATGAATTCGTAACATTTTATCGTGTATATAAGCGTAAAATTTCAGTAGGTACAATCTCAATCACAATCCTAATTGCTATCCGAACCTTAGTCTATTACTCCAACAACGTAACCATCAAACCGCTTGGACCAAAGAGTTGAGCTCGGATATGAATCCATGGCCATTAGTGGAAAATAATTTCTATATGCTCGACAAACTATGTCAAGCTGTTATAATAGTGGATGGCGgatttgacattgtttctaagtttgacaattttttttgtaaaaggtCGACATAATGTGTTGGGCACATGAAAAAGTTTCTCCCATAAGTGGAAGGTAGCTTTTTAGAACTTTAATCCTAAACCCTTTGCAGCTTGTATTATATTTTTCAAGTCAATTTTCTAAATTCTTATGAATagtgtaataccctgaaaatttaagcatatgaattatatattcataattacaaatatgtggagaaaaattgaaaagtaaatcGATTTATGGTGATGAAAATAGAATTGGGAAaaaatttaaagtttatttccggaaattattataaattacgaagtttgaagtttggaaattaattatctaaaatcCGTAGACCTTTTAAGGTcactatttatatttttttaatatagcccgatctcacgaacgcgtaggcgcaaGCCGTTCGTGAAACAGAGTTATAATGAAGGAGTTATTAATGTTTAAAGTTAGagatatttttgtaattttgctCTTAATTAGAATCCTCCAGAAAATCTGGAGTCTGAGGTGTGCCACCTGTGTGGCTgagatgaaaagaaaataagaagaaaaaaaaagaggaatggTTGGGATGAAAAGGAAAGGTTAGAAATGAGGAAAAAGGAGAAGGGGGACGAAGGGGAGGGGGAGGCCGGGAGGAAAAAGGAGGGGAGGAGGGTGCACAGGATCACAGATCCTGGCCCAAAACCCATGCGACCTGTCTCCTCAAACTGGCGGATCCTCGCCGTTTCTCATCCAATTTTCCGACGAATTAGACCTATAAACCGCTCCTAATCATCACCTTGGCCCTCTCTCTTCTAGTTCCACCAAAAAATTAGAGGGAATTTAATCGTATTTTGGTACAGAAATAGTGATGGGTGCCGCGGGAGACATTGCCCAAAATCCATCAATTGTGAAATGATTTCTTACAATTACCTCCACCAAAACCCTTCCCTAGATggctggaacaaagcccaaacaatggTAGGAGCGGCAGGACACCAGAGGTGACGATTCGAGGCCACCCATTTATAGGGTTCCAGCGGGTTCAAGGCAAATTGGAGCCATTCCAGGCGAAACTGGACTTGACCGCATGTGTAAAGTTTGTTCTACTTTTTGAGATCTTTATTTATGtaacttttgagaatttttagaaatagttgaattttccggcgagtcggggTGTCTGACTGCCACCCGCGGTGGCGCACGACCAGGGAGCCGAcattgtgttttgatgcaaattttgttattttaattatgCTTTTGAGATCTAACTGTTGTGGTTTGAATATTAATACGATTGTGGTATATGTGGGACAAAATGAATATATTCGGATTTGGTTTGAATTTTGGAATtgtgaactacaaatggcttgatccctgtttagggtacataggcagtctaacgagacattAGATGCAACTATAAAACAAGTGAGGTTAAACAATTCGagaaataattttaataatGAGAATTGATTTATAAAAGAAAGTGGTGTCAAGTGAGAACAAAATTAGTACGTTGGTGTggaaattttaattatgaatcaTGGATGGAAACAAGGTATATAATTAAAGAATTATGATAGGTGATACTGAAATAATAGAGAGGAATCCTTTATTGTGAATTTGTACTAAGGGAAGGAATTTGGTAAATAATTGGAGTATTTAACTTATGGTTTTTAATTAAAGGTTGGTCATGAATTTAATGTAAAGGATTAGTGAATTGAATTAGGAAATCGGAATTAATGGTAGTCAACTAAACAAAAGTTTAGTTTGGGTCCATCAACCAAATTaattcccaaaaataaatatttcggggACGGGGTGTTACAGATAATGGACCATTCTATGTCATTGTCCATCACACTGAAAACGATGAAAACAATTTCCGCATTTAATATGGGACATGGATGATGAATATCATTTTCAGATGAATCCCTCGACCCATTGTAACTTACAGAAAATCACAGGATGAGAGTAGTTTTCACGGTACAAATATGCAGTCATCATCACGTTTTGTGTCAATTATAAGATGACATGTAGAAAAACGCTAACACGCGACTTATATGATTAGCACAAAATGTCACGGTGACAATGTATCAAGCCTATAAAATCTTTCTCCTGTGAGAGGAGAGATCACGTGACATTGAATTTGGTAGATTCACAAGATatcacccaaaacaaataagaaCTAGATCCTTAGAGATGTCTTAGTCAGTAGCTTCAGACAGCACGACGGTAAACCCATAGCCTCACATATTTTATCCATTGTTTAATTTAATGAGAAAGGTCGTAATTTCATaagggttttattttttttgttggatcaaacgatagattttctTAGATTAAAGGTTATATTAATTAGTGAAAGATTTGAACTCACAACTTCATGCAAGAGCTAAACACCTTTTCACCACAATGGTAAATTTTCCCCTTAAAGACTTCACAAAAATGCTCCTTCAAGCTCCGGGATCTTTCACGCTCGCGCATGAGCTCGCTGATCCTAACCGTTCCTGCTTTGAGAGCTCCACAAACATGAACGGCCATAGCTCGACTGTATGCCGGGTTAATCTTGACCGTTCCTACATTGTGGGTCAAACAAGCATGAATGACCAGGACTCGGCCGTATGCAGGGCTGATCCTTGCATTTTTTTAGACATAAAACAAATCGGTCTCAACTGTCAATTGGGCTACCAGCCTAAACAGATTGTGAATTGGGCTACATTTTGACAAGGTAAGCTGTAATCATCAGCAAACTTCGGCTCAAGAACTGAGATTTCGTACTTGATAGGTTACAACAATGACTACATTACTCCAAGGGTTTGTCAAGCCATGCTAAATTATCCTTCTATGATCCAAGAAAAAAGAATATAACAGCATACAATTTGAATAACCAAAACAATCTTTATCCGCAATCATGTTTTCCTCGAAACCTTCCTCTTTCTCGATGATCCCTTATGCTTTTCGtccctcttcctctttttttcttGATTGTGGAATGACTTACCGACCAAGGAAGGCTGGTCTTTCAATGCAAAGCTTTTCGCAACATGTCCCAAGTGAAGTTTCTTCACCATAAATATTCTTTTCAGCTCACCACGGTGGGCAGTGTATGCACGAACCCACGAGCAAAATGCGTTTTTGGCCAGTATCTTCATATCCGgctaagaaaagaaataaagtcAAATTTGTTAAGGTTAATCACAAAGAATGAAACTCATAAAATATGTCTAGCATAAAGTGAGCTAACTAAACATTGTTCTTAATCGACAAGATATATAAAACTTTCACATAatttaggaaagaaaaaaaatgcagaaaacCGAATGTAGGGCTTTCTTTACAGCACAAACACAACACCATACTGCATATCCTAAGGCACACCGAAGAAGAATTAGGAGAATAGAAGTACCTTATCGGTAAATGCTTCGAGCGCCTTTTGCAAAGACATAACCCAGGGATGTCCGTCAATGGAAACAAATTTCCTGACATGCTTATGACCATATAGTGGAAAACTATCTAATATTTTGAGGAGGGGAAACTCTGTTAGAGAAACACCATGTTTCTCCAACTCTTTCAAATAATCCATTTCAATTGGCTGTAGAAACAACAATGAATCTCCTCGTTCACCCAGCCGAGCGGTTCTTCCAACCCTACATCAAGAATGAAATAAACATCTTCAGGGAAACTCAATGTAATATCATGAATAACGTTAAAGATGCATGATAGAGTTAGCCTAGGGAAACTTCATGCTCAGAAACAAATCTTGCAACATATAAGCATGTAATTTTAGCCATTGAAAAAGAATATTTTAGTCCATTTTAAATACCAATTAGTtcttaaattttcaaaatttgaataaaTTCAAGAAAATTTGTTATCGCTAATTGTTTTATGCATCTCTTGAGTCTGGCTAATATAGTTGCACATCCAAAAGAGAAGGGGGATAAAatgggaaaagaaaagggaagacAAAGAAGTCCAAATACCTATGAACATATTCAGTAGCCTCGCCTGGAGAATCATATTGTATAATACATTTTACTTTCGGGAAATCCAAACCTCTAGCACAAACATCTGTGGACAAAAGAAGAGCCGATTTTTCTCTTTTGAAGGTCTCAAAAGCAGTTCTTCGGTCCTCCTGCTCCATATTCCCATGTAACCGGAAGGTCTTACAATTAACAAACCTATGCTTAGGTTCTGCATCTGGTCCTGAAGAAGGTTTGAATTGAAACTCACTTAACAAGGAGTAGTGAAAATCCACTGCATCACATGTTGAAAAGAATAGCACAATCTGTAAAATGAGTATGTGAGCGAACTGACAGGGTAGAGCATAACGAAATGAAGTTTGAAAATGGAAGTTTGTCTATAAGACTactacaacaacaataacaaccaagccttatcccactaagtcgGGTCGAAGTTTGTCTGTAAGACTGTCCCCTAAAAAAAGCTAGTTTCCATGACCATTAGGAAATGGAAAGTTGATGTGCAGGCTACCTTTTCGGAAGTTTGTCGCTCAAAAAGATACTTTAGAATGGAAAGAAGTACAGCAAGCCGCGCATTACATGGTACTGCAAAGAAGGTTGATCAAAACAATTAATCGCCATATATTTACTTTTATCAACCGGcccaacaaaaaaagaaaaaaggaaaaaggaaatttATCGGGACACACCTTTTACATATTTCTGTGTCAATTGAGCAGGAAGTCTATAATCTTCACTAACAGAGCCTGTTGTGTTCATTGTTTGTGTGTCATCATCATCCGCGTCCGATCCTAAATGCTCATGCAATGCAATAGACTGCCTCTTCTTCTCAGGCATGCCAATCATAACAGGTTTCTCTAAACTCATTTTTGCAAGGTGATTGACTTTTTCATTTAAGGTAGCTGATAATAGCAAATTCTGCCTCGGAAACTCATATTTACTTGTAACAGCGACATTCTTAGCGGCAGAGCCATGTTGCCTTGAGCCTAAAAGATCTAGTATTTCCTctatttcttttccaaatcccaATTCCAAAATTCTGTAAAAAGACCATATCGATATTGAATGAATGCAAATCCAACATGGATGATAACAATTATACAACAACATTTGGGCACAATACGTTGTATGTAGCATTATACCTATCTGCTTCATCGAAGATAATCCAACGCAAATTCGTGTGCACGAAAGAAGCAGTATTCTTCAGGTGATCCAAGAGCCGTCCAGGAGTTGCAACAAGAATAGATATGCCTGAAGAGCAGCACATAGTCAGTAAgaagaaaacataaaaatcaaaactttaaCAAAACCCGACACGAAAAATACAATTTCGGCAACCTTTTCGCAGACGGGCCTTCTCCTTAGACCTGTTTTCACCCCCCATTACATAACCCGGAACAATCCAATGAAACCTGTGCAGCACCTTGTGCAGAATCTCGTGAACCTGCAAACACAGCTCCCTCGTGGGCACAAGAACCAGCGCGAAAGTTCCGTCGGAGCGCTGAATCCGAGGCTGGTACAAGTGCAGGTGGTGGATGACTGGAGCCAAATACGCCACGGTCTTCCCCGTGCCGGTGGCCGCATTGACGAGCACGTGGCGGCCGGAGAGGATGACCGGGATGGCTTGAGCTTGGACCAGAGTCGGAGCTTTGAAGCCCAACCTCTCTGTTTTCGATCAAATTAACACAAATTAATCatcttttgttattttttgagaaaattaaagTGCGATTTCGGTGTAAAAAACGAAGAATAAAATCATGGGTTACCTTCGAGTTGTTCGCATAATTGTGTGTGAAGTCCGATACTGGAGAAAGAGCAAGGCGCGAAGATATCGGATTCCTCTGTTTCGGTCGGTTTTCTCTTGGCGGCCACCATTTGagctgcttctgcttctgcttctgcttgtTCTTCCTTGTTCCAACTTCGAATTCGCTTGTTAATAAAGCACATAACCCGACCCGATAACAATTCGTCTTGAACCCTAAATTATTGGGCCTGGACTTACAACTGCttaaaaaatcaagttttacaTGGAAGGCCTAATGTTAAAGGCTTAAATctttgagtctttttaactcATGGTACAACGCTGGTTGATAATgagtttgatatcaaattatcaTACTTCAAA
This is a stretch of genomic DNA from Malus domestica chromosome 02, GDT2T_hap1. It encodes these proteins:
- the LOC103451367 gene encoding DEAD-box ATP-dependent RNA helicase 17 — protein: MVAAKRKPTETEESDIFAPCSFSSIGLHTQLCEQLEERLGFKAPTLVQAQAIPVILSGRHVLVNAATGTGKTVAYLAPVIHHLHLYQPRIQRSDGTFALVLVPTRELCLQVHEILHKVLHRFHWIVPGYVMGGENRSKEKARLRKGISILVATPGRLLDHLKNTASFVHTNLRWIIFDEADRILELGFGKEIEEILDLLGSRQHGSAAKNVAVTSKYEFPRQNLLLSATLNEKVNHLAKMSLEKPVMIGMPEKKRQSIALHEHLGSDADDDDTQTMNTTGSVSEDYRLPAQLTQKYVKVPCNARLAVLLSILKYLFERQTSEKIVLFFSTCDAVDFHYSLLSEFQFKPSSGPDAEPKHRFVNCKTFRLHGNMEQEDRRTAFETFKREKSALLLSTDVCARGLDFPKVKCIIQYDSPGEATEYVHRVGRTARLGERGDSLLFLQPIEMDYLKELEKHGVSLTEFPLLKILDSFPLYGHKHVRKFVSIDGHPWVMSLQKALEAFTDKPDMKILAKNAFCSWVRAYTAHRGELKRIFMVKKLHLGHVAKSFALKDQPSLVGKSFHNQEKKRKRDEKHKGSSRKRKVSRKT